In Vigna unguiculata cultivar IT97K-499-35 chromosome 3, ASM411807v1, whole genome shotgun sequence, a single genomic region encodes these proteins:
- the LOC114176198 gene encoding calmodulin-like protein 7: MDLSTLLLALLFVAGLINVFFHVPTNKITTCLQIFLPNSACKTKTTLAPSPTAKAEHGSSGKKKELERVFSTFDKNGDGFVTKQELRESLRNIGILMTDREVDDIVVKYDSNGDGLIDFEEFCLLTSECMGGKKEEEEEDEEEEEEEINLKEAFDVFDKDNDGVISVEELALVLTSLGLKEGNKSEECREMIKKVDMDGDGMVNFKEFKRMMMKGGKLTLFNA, from the coding sequence ATGGATCTATCTACACTGTTACTGGCCCTGCTTTTCGTTGCAGGGCTCATAAATGTCTTCTTCCACGTACCCACCAACAAGATTACCACGTGTCTTCAAATTTTCCTCCCCAACAGTGCTTGCAAAACCAAAACCACCCTCGCTCCTTCACCGACGGCCAAGGCGGAGCACGGTTCCTCCGGGAAGAAGAAAGAGCTGGAAAGGGTGTTTTCCACCTTCGACAAAAACGGTGACGGGTTCGTGACGAAGCAGGAGCTGAGGGAATCCCTGAGGAACATCGGAATCTTGATGACAGACAGAGAGGTGGACGATATTGTTGTGAAGTACGATTCCAACGGTGATGGGTTGATCGATTTTGAGGAGTTTTGCTTGTTGACAAGTGAGTGTATGGGAgggaaaaaggaagaagaagaagaagatgaagaagaagaagaagaagagattaATCTAAAGGAAGCTTTTGATGTGTTTGACAAGGACAATGATGGGGTTATTTCGGTGGAGGAACTAGCTTTGGTGCTTACATCGTTGGGGTTAAAGGAAGGGAACAAGAGTGAAGAGTGCAGAGAGATGATTAAGAAGGTTGACATGGATGGAGATGGTATGGTGAATTTCAAGGAGTTCAAGAGAATGATGATGAAGGGAGGAAAACTTACTCTGTTTAACGCATAG